A genomic stretch from Oncorhynchus tshawytscha isolate Ot180627B linkage group LG07, Otsh_v2.0, whole genome shotgun sequence includes:
- the LOC112253689 gene encoding radixin translates to MPKPINVRVTTMDAELEFAIQPNTTGKQLFDQVVKTVGLREVWFFGLQYVDSKGYSTWLKLNKKVTAQDVKKENPLQFKFRAKFFPEDVSEELIQEITQRLFFLQVKEAILNDENYCPPETAVLLASYSVQAKYTDYNKDSHKPGYLTNDRLLPQRVLEQHKLTKEQWEDRIQTWHEEHRGMLREDSMMEYLKIAQDLEMYGVNYFEIKNKKGTELWLGVDALGLNIYEHEDKLTPKIGFPWSEIRNISFNDKKFVIKPIDKKAPDFVFYAPRLRINKRILALCMGNHELYMRRRKPDTIEVQQMKAQAREEKHHKQQERAQLENEKKKREHAEKEKERIEREKDELMERLRLIEDQTMRAQEELEEQTRRALELEQERKRAREEAERLERERQAAEEAKAELARQAADQMKNQEQLAAELGEFTAKIALLEEAKRKKEEEATEWQQKAISAQDDLEKTKEELKTVMTIPSTPAGGSTESEHEEQDENHAEDAAELSLEGVSALDLRSEEERVTEAQKNERLKKQLQVLSSELAEAIDDTMKTQNDMLHAENVKAGRDKYKTLRQIRLGNTKQRIDEFESM, encoded by the exons ATTAATGTGCGGGTCACCACCATGGACGCAGAGCTGGAGTTTGCCATCCAGCCCAACACCACTGGCAAACAGCTCTTTGACCAG GTGGTGAAGACGGTGGGGCTTCGAGAGGTCTGGTTCTTCGGACTGCAGTACGTGGACAGCAAGGGTTACAGCACGTGGCTGAAGCTTAATAAAAAG GTGACAGCCCAGGACGTAAAGAAGGAGAACCCTCTGCAGTTTAAGTTCCGGGCCAAGTTCTTCCCTGAGGACGTGTCTGAGGAGCTGATCCAGGAGATCACACAGAGACTCTTCTTCCTGCAG GTGAAGGAGGCCATTTTGAACGATGAGAACTACTGTCCCCCAGAGACTGCCGTGCTGCTGGCATCCTACTCTGTCCAGGCCAAGTACACCGACTACAACAAAGACAGCCACAAGCCTGGCTACCTCACCAACGACAGACTGCTGCCACAGAG AGTCCTGGAGCAGCACAAGCTCACCAAGGAGCAGTGGGAGGACCGGATACAGACCTGGCATGAGGAGCACCGAGGCATGCTCAG AGAGGACTCTATGATGGAGTACCTGAAGATAGCTCAGGACCTGGAGATGTACGGAGTCAACTACTTTGAGATCAAGAACAAGAAGGGGACAGAGCTGTGGCTGGGAGTGGACGCCCTGGGACTCAACATCTACGAACACGAAGACAA ACTGACACCAAAGATCGGCTTCCCTTGGAGCGAGATCCGAAACATCTCCTTCAACGACAAGAAGTTTGTCATCAAACCCATTGACAAGAAAGCTCCA GACTTTGTGTTCTACGCGCCACGGTTGCGGATCAACAAGCGGATCCTGGCTCTGTGTATGGGGAACCACGAGCTgtacatgaggaggaggaagccTGACACCATCGAGGTGCAACAGATGAAGGCCCAGGCCAGAGAGGAGAAACACCACAAACAGCAGGAGAG AGCCCAGCTGGAGAACGAGAAGAAGAAACGAGAGCACGccgagaaagagaaggagagaatagagCGAGAGAAGGACGAACTGATGGAGAGACTGAGGCTGATCGAGGACCAGACGATGAGGGCCCAGGAAG AGTTGGAAGAGCAGACACGCAGGGCCCTGGAGCTGgagcaggagaggaagagagccAGGGAGGAGgcggagaggctggagagggagagacaggcagcgGAGGAGGCCAAGGCGGAGCTGGCCAGGCAGGCCGCTGACCAGATGAAGAACCAGGAACAACTGGCCGCTGAGCTGGGCGAGTTCACCGCCAAAATAGCCCTGTTGGAGGAAGCCAAGAGGAAAAAGGAAGAGGAGGCCACTGAATGGCAGCAGAAG GCCATCTCAGCCCAGGACGACCTGGAGAAGACCAAGGAGGAGCTGAAGACTGTGATGACGATCCCGTCGACGCCAGCGGGCGGCTCCACGGAGAGCGAGCACGAGGAGCAGGACGAGAACCACGCAGAGGATGCCGCCGAGCTCTCCCTGGAGGGCGTGAGTGCCCTGGACCTGCGCAGCGAGGAGGAGCGCGTCACCGAGGCCCAGAAGAACGAGCGCCTCAAGAAACAGCTGCAG gtGTTGAGCTCGGAGCTGGCTGAAGCCATAGACGATACCATGAAGACCCAGAATGACATGCTTCACGCGGAGAACGTGAAGGCCGGGAGAGACAAGTACAAGACCCTACGTCAGATCCGCCTGGGCAACACCAAGCAGCGCATCGACGAGTTTGAGTCCATGTGA